A stretch of the Dioscorea cayenensis subsp. rotundata cultivar TDr96_F1 chromosome 4, TDr96_F1_v2_PseudoChromosome.rev07_lg8_w22 25.fasta, whole genome shotgun sequence genome encodes the following:
- the LOC120258658 gene encoding uncharacterized protein LOC120258658 produces MAEEVGACYPTPIWPGRTRVGWIGTGVMGSAMVSHILAAGYAVAIYARSPAKVDHLRRAGARFLASPADVARSSDVVFTMVGHPSDVRSVILDPTTGVLSSLCDNGVLVDCTSSHPTLAREIEEAAKAKSCWSIDAPVSGAEQGAKNGKLAIFAGGNEEVIEWLRPLFDLMGKARWMGRAGSGQSSKIANQIVVGANLMGMSEAMVFAEKAGLERNGFFEAVRSGAAGTKVMELFGGKVVERDYEAGALAEYMVKDLGMGLDEEGMVLPGAALNRQLFMGMVANGDGKLGIHGLVTVMERMNNIRNVSPPYLQTSLQGPKNHRGREDMALGVAKLVAFAIPSCSTKSHSSSSLLLQHNDPLLGLRPPFNSRQTVRRAPRASLSTPKESVLRAFNERRALKIISGLQNFDKENIASVVTAADKGGATHVDIACDPELVELAVKLTSLPVCVSSVDPSAFAPAVEAGAQMVEIGNYDSFYEMGIQFSPDQILKLTQETKRILPFTTLSVTVPHTLTLPDQVKLAEALEQEGADIIQTEGGKCSNPSKPGILGLIEKATPTLAAAYSISRAVKILVMCSSGLSSVTAPMALTAGAAGVGVGSAVNKLNDLIAMIAEVRSIADALGLPITYVSEEQRTAYY; encoded by the exons ATGGCGGAGGAGGTGGGAGCCTGCTATCCGACGCCAATCTGGCCCGGGAGGACTCGTGTAGGCTGGATCGGGACTGGTGTTATGGGATCCGCCATGGTCAGCCATATTCTCGCCGCCGGCTATGCAGTCGCCATCTATGCTCGATCCCCAGCGAAAGTCGACCATCTACGACGCGCTGGAGCTCGATTCTTAGCCTCCCCAGCCGACGTAGCTAGATCCAGCGACGTCGTCTTCACAATGGTAGGTCACCCATCCGATGTTCGATCTGTTATTTTAGATCCCACCACCGGCGTTCTCTCATCTCTCTGCGACAACGGCGTGCTCGTCGATTGCACGAGTAGCCATCCAACACTCGCCCGTGAAATAGAAGAAGCAGCGAAGGCGAAGAGCTGCTGGTCCATCGACGCGCCAGTCTCCGGCGCCGAACAAGGGGCGAAAAATGGGAAGCTAGCGATCTTCGCGGGGGGCAACGAGGAGGTGATCGAATGGCTACGCCCACTGTTCGATTTGATGGGGAAAGCGAGGTGGATGGGCAGGGCAGGAAGCGGGCAAAGCAGCAAGATCGCGAACCAGATCGTAGTGGGAGCGAACCTGATGGGAATGAGCGAGGCAATGGTGTTCGCGGAGAAAGCGGGGCTGGAGAGAAATGGGTTCTTTGAGGCGGTGAGAAGCGGGGCAGCGGGGACGAAGGTGATGGAATTGTTTGGAGGGAAGGTAGTGGAAAGGGATTATGAGGCAGGGGCGCTGGCAGAATACATGGTGAAAGATTTGGGGATGGGATTGGATGAGGAGGGAATGGTGTTACCTGGTGCGGCATTGAATAGGCAGTTGTTTATGGGGATGGTGGCTAATGGGGATGGGAAATTGGGGATTCATGGACTTGTTACTGTGATGGAGAGGATGAATAATATCCGCAATG TTTCTCCACCTTATCTCCAAACTTCCCTCCAAGGCCCCAAAAATCACAGAGGTAGAGAAGACATGGCACTTGGAGTTGCAAAGCTAGTGGCTTTTGCAATACCATCCTGTTCTACAAAGAgtcactcttcttcttctcttcttctccaacacAATGACCCTCTCCTTGGCCTTAGACCTCCCTTCAATAGCAGACAAACTGTTAGAAGAGCACCAAGAGCCTCTCTTTCTACTCCAAAGGAATCAGTCCTCAGAGCCTTCAATGAAAGAAGGGCATTAAAG ATCATCTCTGGTCTCCAAAATTTTGACAAAGAGAACATTGCCTCTGTTGTTACTGCTGCAGATAAG GGAGGTGCCACTCATGTTGACATAGCTTGTGATCCAGAGCTGGTAGAACTTGCTGTGAAATTAACCTCTCTTCCG GTTTGTGTCTCGTCTGTGGATCCTTCAGCATTTGCTCCTGCTGTGGAAGCAGGTGCTCAAATG GTCGAAATTGGAAACTATGATTCCTTCTATGAAATGGGCATTCAGTTCTCTCCAGATCAG ATACTAAAgctaacacaagaaacaaagagGATTCTTCCATTCACAACACTCTCTGTCACTGTGCCACACACATTAACTCTTCCTGATCAG GTAAAGCTAGCAGAAGCACTTGAGCAGGAAGGCGCCGACATTATTCAAACAGAAGGCGGAAAATGTTCTAATCCTTCAAAACCAGGGATTCTTGGTTTAATTGAGAAG GCAACACCAACACTAGCCGCCGCATATTCAATTTCTCGAGCTGTTAAAATTCTGGTTATGTGCTCATCTGGACTTAGCTCTGTAACTGCACCAATGGCTTTGACAGCAGGAGCAGCTGGTGTG G